The window AGACCAGCCCAAACACCTGGGCAACCTCAGCTTCAACATCTGGAGCAAGATGAAGGACATGGTGTCCtactctcctctcatcctggACCCAAACACTGCTGGTCCAGACCTCATCCTGTCTGAAGATCTGACCGGAGTGAGacgaggagagagacagaaacttCCTGATAATCCAGAGAGGTTTGATAGGTTCTCCTTCTCTGTCCTGGGCTCTGAGGGCTTTAACTCAGGGACTCACAGCTGGGATGTCCAGGTTGGAGACAGTAGATTCTGGGGACTGGGTGTGTTAGCAGAGTCTGTCCAGAGGAAGGGAGACATAGAGTCTGGATTATGGAGAATATGGTTTTATAAAGGTAAATACTTAGCATGTTCTCCATCAGATCCATTCTCTCCTCTCCGCCTGCAGAAGGAGCTCCAGAGGGTCAGAGTGAATCTGGACTGGAACAGAGGAGAGCTGTCGTTCTCTGATgctgacactaacacacacatacacaccttcacacacactttcactgagaGGATGTTTCCATTAATTACTAATAGGCATGGACAACCACTGAAGGTGTTACCAGTGAAGGTCTCTGTGACTGTAGAACAAcagagatgatgaagatgatgatgatgatgatgatgatgatgatgacgatggtgacgacgatgatgatgatgatggtgatgatgatgatgatgatgatgatggtgatggtaatgatgatgatgatgatgatgatgatgatgatgatgatgatgatgatgatgatgatgaaggcaGTTTCCAGTGAAGGCTTCTCAGATGGTTGCTAGGCAGGTTAACCATCACAGAGAGAACTGGAGGATTCCCCAAAAGATGTGAACCTGTTCCTCTGATGTTCGGTCAGTAGGCCTGCTGAtatatccatgtgtgtgtgttcatcagggagcatcagtgtgagtgtgtgttcaggtcaGTGTGATTCTGGTGTTGGGTTTATGGTTtttgttcataaaataaatgaagaagaaaCATTCTGAGTTTCTTTATTTGAACAACTGACTTTTTACAGCTGAGGTTAAACTTCCCAATGATCAGAAATAAAGCTCTCTGCAGACATGCAGCATAGAAGCACGATACAACAACTCAAGGACacaaggagagaggggagagaagaaCAATCAAATACAGAGACACAAATCAGGATCCTACAGAAAATACAGGAGACATAAGACCACATCAAGAAATACAAGAAATACTAAAACCTAtaaagtactttttattttggtgagaatactttctacttttactcaagtacaagacctgagtacttctactttactcaagtacaagatctgagtacttctacttttactcaagtacaagatctgagtacttctactttactcaagtacaagatctgagtacttctacttttactcaagtacaagatctgagtacttctacttttactcaagtacaagacctgagtacttctactttactcaagtacaagatctgagtacttctacttttactcaagaacaagatctgagtacttctacttttactcaagtacaagacctgagtacttctacttttactcaagtacaagatctgagtacttctacttttactcaagtacaagatctgagtacttctacttttactcaagtacaagatctgagtacttctacttttactcaagtacaagatctgagtacttctacttttactcaagtacaagacctgagtacttctactttactcaagtacaagatctgagtacttctactttactcaagtacaagatctgagtacttctactttactcaagtacaagatctgagtacttctacttttactcaagtacaagatctgagtacttctacttttactcaagtacaagatctgagtacttctactttactcaagtacaagacctgagtacttctacttttactcaagtacaggacctgagtacttctaccacctctgctcctttaatttaaataaagttctcACCTTGTTGAACACATCCTCAAACTGTGCGTCCGTCACACAGCCAAGCCTCCTCAGCACCTGGGTATCAATAATGAACATAATCacaggtgggaagtaactaagtacatttactcaagtactgtacttaagtacaatgtAAGGCTTGTACTTAGTACttccatttgatgctactttgtatttctacaattcagaggtaaacggtgtacttttactcaactgcatgtatttaatccctttagttgctaggcagattaggattaatgaaggtaaatataatctcccttaaatcagactgtagttcacctgcagtaaatccagcagctaccctgcagtatacaaagcattcaaactagctgcacctttaccagctctgagaacactttaatgatcaatcattataaaacatatcagagatattattctgaaatggaccaatcagacaatgactacttttacttttggtactacttctactcaagtacaagatctgagtacatctTCCACCTCTGGATATCAAGAACTGTTTACTGACTGAATGACAGTCCAGTCTGAACTATCGCGTTATGTTTACTGACTGAATGATGGTCCTGACTGAACTATCGCGATAGTATGAACCGTTTACTCACTACGTCATAGTCCCGTCTGAACTGCTGCTCGGAGACAAAGCGGACATGGAGCTTGTATTCCTCCAGAAAGATGTTATCAGTGGTGAAACagttacagaaataaaactgaCGATGCTTGCTAGTCATCTTAAGCCGTTTATAGTCAAATATGTCactaaaaatgtgcaaaaataaccAACTGACAAGCTAAGCGGTTGCTTTGACCAGCAGCAAGCTACAAACATTAAACTTCCGGTGCgaggttttcaaaataaaagcaacttTTGTaaatagacttttttttaacagggaATTCATtctgagtaaaagtactaattccATATTTAGGAACTACtcaatttcaagtaaaagtactgcatcgAGAAtggtactcaagtaaaagtatttaagtacaattaggaaaatatacttaaagttcAAGGAGtagaattcattttaaataaaagactGGTTGGACAGTGTGCCTCAACATAAACATAACAATTACATAAAGAATAACAACAtctaaaataaaaccataacGACAAGTTAAAGTGCATACAATTGTAAATATCAATACACATAAATGttctttcattttgattaaatgttattaCATCCAAACTTTTCAAGTGTACAGTTTCACACGaatgacatatatatatatatatatatatatatatatatatatatatatatatatagtatttacttatttatttatgaattcatttatttaattctggacttatgttttaatgtgtttttaaaaatatatttatttatacttgtGTAATTTtgtcaaaaatattgtttacatacatttttcttaaatctggAGTTCACTGGAAGTACCATAAACTGGCCAGACGGGGGAGCTAATTCAACaccaataaaatacaaactacattatttaaaaagtagcagaagaagaacacagcCAGGCACAAGCTTTGTATTTTCatcctgattttattttggattatttGCAACGTTAGCTGTCGCTAGCATTGCTGCTAAACATGCCGATTAGCAGTCTATCGCATATGTTGTTTTCCTAGCTTCATATTCGCTGTTCATTTGAGGGATTTTCAGAGTAAAAGCATGTTGAGCTCTGAGTCTCTGCAGGTCgctgaggaggaggtggtgctGGAGTCCAGCTCCAACAAACTAGGAGATATTTACACTTTTGTGGCCAAAGGATGCTTTCCTCACACCATGCATCCTCTCAGGAAGAAGAATCTCAAAAGATACGCACAGAAATTCATCATTGATGGTAAGGGGTTGTTTCTAACAGCCTTGATTCAGCAATGCATTTGATACAGTGCGAGGTCCATTACAAGAAAACCTGCTAATTAAGCATCTCTTAAATCTCCAGCATGTTAAAAGCATACAGGTTGTAATATAAGATATGATATGAATCTGTAGGAGTATGTAGACAATTCGGCTCGCTAAAATAGGGATTTACTTTAACCTACCTGTCAGGTGTATCTAAACTGAGTTACCTTGTGTTTTAATGGAAGAGAATTGGGATCCGAGCAAAAATATTTAAGGTTTCACTTTAAACTCAGAATCCTGAAAAGAtaaatgttgatatttctttcctttttgttttgttatctcAAAAGAGATTATTTGagtttgtttatcttttttctgaatatcttttatttattcctctgataataatgtttttctctcagaattctgagattgaAGTCAGAACTCAATTTGTCTCTTGGTCTTTTTCACATCccaacatgttttgcttttctcttCTGTAAACTTCAGTTTCTTTCAGCAGGCCCATCGGTTTTTTATAATCTCATACATTTCTCAAAAGGAAATACTTTTCTCTGcaaatttattttctaatttcttcattttttaaattcagattgTGATCTTAGAATTCTAAGAAAAAACCGAATCTGACttctatttaatttatttcttctcttattttgttcagattttttttttccaaatctgacatttttcacagaattctttaaaaaaattgaatttttcTCCGAATGCTGAGAAGTCAGAACTCACGTTCACATTTGTTCTTGCTTTTGGTCACAtcccaaaatgttttcctcGTGTGGTTTCTCTGCTCTCAAAAGAGAATATTGTTCTATAAcaattttttttctgattttattttcttagatttcCCAAAGcgaaaaatctgaattctggttttggaatatatttttaaacaaatctcggattattttttttcctgatacattttctaaatgacaacattttttatttcattttattttagaggaAGCAATAGGATACTTTTTAAGTCAATAAATTGTGAGTCCAGACGTTAGTTTGTGTAGCGAGGTCGTTATTGAAAAAGAACACCCTTCAGGGTTGTGTTCACTATCCCTTACTTGAATCACAAAGTCTGCAACCAAAAGCAGAGCTCCAATTATTATCTATTGtccaaaaactaaaataggGTCTTCTTTCACTCAGAGGGGAGGCTGTACTACGTCGGGCcgaagaaagaggagaagagggaggtgGTGATcgaggcagagaggaagaggcagatTTTCCTTGACTGCCACTTCAACGACATCGGTCAACACCTGGGCCAGAAGAAGACCGTGCACCGAATCCAGAGCAAGTACTACTGGCTGGGCATCATCAAGGACGTGGTGGACTGGGTACGTATGTCCTTtaatacagtggtgcaggaatgaggcCTAAAACCaaggaatgagtcagcattgaagcacttcctgtcccctggtctgccAGTTattctgatttgtgtttttggttgttatcctgaGATAAGGTCTGTGGGTAACACGAGCTGAAGAGATTTCAACTTTTTGTAgtacgacataaaatacgtcagtaaataccccactgatGGAATTACAAAAGGAGGTTGCTAACAAGCGTCTAAAAGAGACAACTAAACGTCCTCACGCCCAACATTGTAGTTGtagctgtagttcctttatagcctaacattagccgcctttagcttagcagtggagacgtgaagtcatgtgaccgtgctgtagttcctttatagcccaacattagccgcctttagcttagccgtggtgacgtgaagtcatgtgaccgtgctgtagttcctttatagcccaacattagcctcctttagcttagcggtggagacgtgaagtcatgtgaccgtgctgtagttcctttatagcctaacattagcctcctttagcttagcggtggtgatgtgaagtcatgtgaccgtgctgtagttcctttatagcccaacattagccgcctttagcttagccgtggtgacgtgaagtcatgtgaccgtgctgtagttcctctatagcccaacattagcctccttcctttagcttagcggtggtgatgtgaagtcatgtgaccgtgctctCGATGTTTTACACAGATTATTTTCcgcaataatccaaaatcacatggtgaaatcccattggaccagggagatgctgccttcagggtccaactcAGAAATACCTACTCATCTCTGTCACTGCaactttttaattatattaatatgtaACTTTTAACTGTCTCATGTTTCAGATCAAAGTGTGTGACACCTGTCAGCAGACGGAGAGGAGTAAAAGCCTGGCCCGGACGGTCCGGCCCATTAAAGTGGACGCGCCTTGGGAAATCGTTGGGATTGACATCATAGGTTTTTGCCTTGAATTAATTTGCTCACACTATATCTCtctgatgttttatttcctactAAAGGTTGAGACCTGTATTCATTCTGGATTAGAATAGATTTACTTcattgatcccaaactgggaaatggtGTTGTTATAGCAGCATGTTCTCCAGCAGTGGCACTGGAGCTAAAATCCAATCCCACAGAAAGtgaacagtaaatatatacatgtcTAACGAGTATCAACAGAGtgaacacttacacacatatttacagctTACATTTACAGTCTGTTCCCTCGATCGTTATTATACTCCCACACTCTTATTGCTGCTCTGACCCTGAATTTCACTTTGGATTAATTAAGTTTACCTTACCTTAACTTTACCTTACCTTAACTTACCATaacttaccttaccttaccttaccttaccttaccttaactttaccttaccttaccttaccttaacTTACCTTAACTTACCTTACCTTAACTTACTTCACCTTACCTTACTtcaccttaccttaccttaacTTACCTTACCTTAACTTACTTTACCTTACTTTACCTTACCTTACTTTACCTTAACTTACCTTACTTTACCTTAACTTAACTTactttaccttaccttaccttacttTACCTTAACTTAACTTACTTTACCTTACCTTACTTCaccttagcttagcttaacttACCTTACCTTAACTTACTTCACCTTACCTTAACTTACCTTACCTTAACTTACTTTACCTTACTtcaccttaccttaccttaacTTACCTTACCTTACTTTACCTTAACTTAACTTACTTTACCTTAACTTACCTTactttaccttaccttaccttacttCACCTTACCTTACTTCACCttaccttatcttatcttaccttaCCTTTACTTCACCttaccttatcttatcttacccAGGACCTTTCCCAGAGACGCAGCAGGGAAACTCTAACGTCACAGTGCTCATCGATTACTTCAGTAAATGGCCCGAGGCGTTCCCGGTTCAGAGGACGGACGCTCTCTCTGTCgcaaaatgtatttccaaatgCATTTACAGGTAAAAGCATTTCCAGAGATCTCTTATAATCACACCTAACCTAGCAGCCTGTTCTGGAATAaggaggccctattctgctcaaCTGGGGGTCCCTCTCCTGTGGTGTGTTCTATAGgctttagtgcatgtcaatggtctgcaaaggatcaAATCTGTGTGTTTCATAATTATAAACATGTCCTCCAAATACATCAGGACGCAACATGAACAATATTGATTAACCTGAAATtaatctcctcctcttctctgttcttCAGGTTTGGGGCCCCGAAGACAATAGTGTGCACGCAGAACGCTGACTTCTGTGACGAGGTGAGGTCATCAAGGATTAAATATCAGCGATCTAAACACCCCCGCTGCtgctgtagtgtctctactttaaagagtcctctcctgctgatgttcaggtgtatatcagtatgtagagtctctactttaaagagtcctctcctgctgatgttcaggtgtatatcagtatgtagagtctctactttaaagagtcctctcctgctgatgttcaggtgtatatcagtatgtagcgtctctactttaaagagtcctctcctgctgatgttcaggtgtatatcagtatgtagtgtctctactttaaagagtcctctcctgctgatgttcaggtgtatatcagtatgtagtgtctctactttaaagagtcctctcctgctgatgttcaggtgtatatcagtatgtagtgtctctactttaaagagtcctctcctgctgatgttcaggtgtatatcagtatgtagtgtctctactttaaagagtcctctcctgctgatgttcaggtgtatatcagtatgtagagtctctactttaaagagtcctctcctgctgatgttcaggtgtatatcagtatgtagtgtctctactttaaagagtcctctcctgctgatgttcaggtgtatatcagtatgtagcgtctctactttaaagagtcctctcctgctgatgttcaggtgtatatcagtatgtagtgaaaccagagcccagctcTGTCgggattggtcaactgctatgagatgtcccgccccttaggtgtacattgtgttggagcgctagccaataggagcgcaagtgttgcgtagtgatgtcactatgttcaggaacaTACTACAGGAGAATAGGGCTTCTTTAATTTCTGGAGATATTCCCGCTGAGTGTTCTGATTGGTTGTGCAGGTGAGCAGGCGTCTGAGCGACAGGTGGAGCATCGTGCAGTCGGTGTCTCCTCTGGATCAGCCTCAGCTCAACCCTCTCCACGACGGCAGCTTCCCCCTGCTGAAGGAGGCCGTGGTGCAGATGGTGGCGGAGAAGCAGAGCCAATGGGACGACTTCCTGGACCCGGTGCTGTTTCTGTTCAGGACGTCCACCAACCCCACCACCAAGTTCAGCCCGTACTCCCTCATGTTCAGCAGGAAGGCTAATGTACCCAACCAGGTGGGACTCCAGCGAAACCCTGTTTAATCCACCACTGTGAACCCCAAGGTTTTGTGATAGAAATGAAGAGTAGGGGTCTCgagcacatagaaactgccggatgctaactcGCTAACtaatatgttgggcaatttgcatgATTAGCAGTAgctgcattaattagcattagtTAAAATATTTCTTGGCGTGGTTtcctgaatccatttctgacattttcagtaCAAAAAATGCCAGATTTAAACAGGAAATGGTAATATTTGTACTCTCTGTGGACAGATTTTTGATTTTGTGGGTGTTGATCATTTGGTttggacagattgcttatttatttgaaaataaaatccacagTAGAGGAAATCCTTCTCATTTTGTGCTCTCTCTATCCATTTCAGGAtgtaaaatgtcagttttaaccagaaagtggccatatttgtattCGGCAGGCTGGTTTTGACTATCATGAGTAGTTTTGCAACCATTGGATAAAGAGAGCAACAGaagacaaatcaaataaataggaaatctgtccaatccaaatgattCAGAGTCCACTAAATCCTCAAGATAAACccaaaatcagcccacagagacGACAGAGACATTTTGCTTCCTgataatgtcagaaatggacttagcatcctcaataacccccaaaaacACTCCAAAACTGTAATTTAACTAATACTAATTAAGGCAACTAATGCTGATggtgcaaattgcccaacatatgtgagttagcatccggcagtttgtAGGTGCTGGGGACCCCGACCCTACATTTATATCATAAAACTCAGGGGTTCTCAACATGTCAGGGTTCACAACAGAACTATGGTACGTTTTCCTAGCTGTAATTGAACGTCTTTCCCTCCAGACGACGTTGAGCCTGCTGAGTTACGACGAGCAGGAGCAGGATGAGTTTTCTACAACGGAAAAGGCCTCCCCGTTTCTGGGCGCGATGCAGGAGCAGCAGAACTCTGTGAAGCAGCTGGTAATTTATTTGGTCATGCACCATTGTCTTTAAATCatccctttttttaatctcGATTTGACACCTCTTCTCTTTGGACCAGGTGTTAGCCAATATGAACGCTGCCTacaaacaggagaagaagaagaacaccaaGCGCCGGACGCACAGCATGCCCTCCATGACCTTCAAACTCGCCGACCCTCTGTACGGCGCCGGAGACTCGCCATCGCCGAAAAAACTGAAGGACAGTTTGTATTTATCCTTCCCTGTGGAGCAGAGCAGCTCAGAGGACATGAAGACGGAGACGTTAGCTTTTCACTTAGCGTAGCACAACATGTCCCGATGTTGGTGAAATGAGgattactgacacacacacacacacacttgaaacaGAATCAATGGACCACAAAGGAAAACACCCACCGACAGGAATGAGCTGGCTTTCGCTACAAAAAGGAAATCCGCTGAAGACCATGTTAACTTATTTTTGTTCTCTGTGTTATACAATAGATTTTTAAGCcacattacttttaaataaaggcGTTGTTTCATTGTGACTGTTATTGTCTGATGGGAACACCGGGACCAGCCCCAGAATCAGGGTGGGTTTTATTACCAAGCAGGTTTACacgaggaatttgcttttgGTTTATGTGGTGCATCCAGAGACGCAGAAAGAAGAATACTAATTCATAATATTTACAATATGACAAATACTATAtttaaagtggagagctgtgcacCGAGCCCTGGCAGCACCCCCACCCTCCTCCACCTTCATTGGCTCCCGGTCAAGTCCCGGATCCAAGACGAAAACGCTCCTTAAGCTGCTGGAGACTTGTATTAAGTGGAGtctctgtatttgtttatagtggatataaaaacacaaacagctgtaTACAAGAGATGTATAATGAGGATATATTTATGgattattttaattgaaatttAGAGGAAAAATACTATGAaaagaatacaaatgaataagaaatatgtgtataaaaaggaaagagCAGCGCTatgttaattattaataatatctCATTTGGTGAAGGACCGAATAATTGTGattttaacaaatgtgttattaCAATTTTAATACGAAAGGAAGtgatttgtatgtattttaaaacacatgaaacctattttttaaaatatatttcaatacaaTATTGAGGTTTTGAGTTCATGTCTGAAATGGTTGTACATTTGgattcatttgaatttgaataacGATGCAAAGAGAGGAGTCTTCCCgctcaaaaataaaaacggaacatttttcagctttttattttttgtatgtttttgacCAACAGCTCAGAAACACTAACTAGGTGGGAGGAGCCTCGTGACGTCCACTTCCGCAACAACTGACGTCAGAGAGGtaaaatacagagagagagagagagagagagcactccGCCTCATTTTCTGtggattaaaaaacattcagactTAATCTTTAAGATATGGGACATGTTTGGGAGTTTCAGAGAGATTAAACACATGTTTCTGATTTTCAGTCTACTACTACTTTAGAACACTaaggacatttcaaaataaaagcacaagtgtGACAGCAATATACTGTACGGTAAAcggtgtacttctactccactacatgtatttaatccctttagtgactttacagatctggattactgatggtaaatataatctcccttaaatcagactgtagttcacctgcagttaatccagcagctaccctgcagtatacaaagccattagaactagctgcacctttaccagctctgagaacactttaatgatcaatcattataaaacatatcagagatattattctgaaatggaccaatcagacaatgactacttttactgtcgctactttaagtacatttagaggagagtactttctactttcactggaggaacatttagaatacttttactgtgacagagtattcctacactctggtacttctactttactcaagtacaagatctgagtacttctactttactcaagtacaagacctgagtacttctactttactcaagtacaagacctgagtacttctacattactcaagtacaagatctgagtacttctactttactcaagtacaagatctgagtacttctactttactcaagtacaagatctgagtacttctactttactcaagaacaagacctgagtacttctacttttactcaagtacaagacctgagaacttctactttactcaagtacaagacctgagtacttctactttactcaagtacaagacctgagaacttctactttactcaagtacaagacctgagtacttctacttttactcaagaacaagatctgagtacttctactttactcaagtacaagatctgagtacttctactttactcaagtacaagatctgagtacttctactttactcaagtacaagatctgagtatttctactttactgaagtataatatctgagtacttctactttactcaagtacaagatctgagtacttctacttttactgaagtataatatctgagtacttataccTCTTTTAATGTACACCTTGTGTTATTTCCCCGGGTTAAATGAG of the Eleginops maclovinus isolate JMC-PN-2008 ecotype Puerto Natales chromosome 12, JC_Emac_rtc_rv5, whole genome shotgun sequence genome contains:
- the zgc:113436 gene encoding gypsy retrotransposon integrase-like protein 1, encoding MLSSESLQVAEEEVVLESSSNKLGDIYTFVAKGCFPHTMHPLRKKNLKRYAQKFIIDEGRLYYVGPKKEEKREVVIEAERKRQIFLDCHFNDIGQHLGQKKTVHRIQSKYYWLGIIKDVVDWIKVCDTCQQTERSKSLARTVRPIKVDAPWEIVGIDIIGPFPETQQGNSNVTVLIDYFSKWPEAFPVQRTDALSVAKCISKCIYRFGAPKTIVCTQNADFCDEVSRRLSDRWSIVQSVSPLDQPQLNPLHDGSFPLLKEAVVQMVAEKQSQWDDFLDPVLFLFRTSTNPTTKFSPYSLMFSRKANVPNQTTLSLLSYDEQEQDEFSTTEKASPFLGAMQEQQNSVKQLVLANMNAAYKQEKKKNTKRRTHSMPSMTFKLADPLYGAGDSPSPKKLKDSLYLSFPVEQSSSEDMKTETLAFHLA